A window of Melospiza melodia melodia isolate bMelMel2 chromosome Z, bMelMel2.pri, whole genome shotgun sequence contains these coding sequences:
- the LOC134432070 gene encoding cyclin-dependent kinase 4 inhibitor B-like produces MEGSRSPRSDGDRLCSAAARGDHEEVRRLLQAGVDPNGTNRFGRTPLQVMMLGSPRVAELLLRHGADPNRPDPRTGCLPVHDAARAGFLGTLAALHRAGARLDLPDGGGRLPLDVAAGGPHGAVGRYLRDPPALPGAPEKAAR; encoded by the exons ATGGAGGGGTCCCGCTCTCCCCGGAGCGACGGCGACCGCCTGTgcagcgccgccgcccgcggggACCACGAGGAGGTGAGGAGGCTGCTGCAAGCAGGCGTGGATCCCAACGGGACCAACCGCTTTGGGAGAACCCCGCTCCAG GTGATGATGCTGGGCAGCCCGCGGGTGGCCGAGCTGCTGCTGCGGCACGGAGCCGACCCCAACCGCCCCGACCCGCGCACCGGCTGCCTCCCGGTGCACGACGCGGCCCGCGCCGGCTTTCTGGGCACGCTGGCGGCGCTGCACCGGGCCGGGGCGCGCCTCGACCTCCCCGACGGCGGCGGCCGCCTGCCCCTCGACGTGGCGGCGGGGGGCCCGCACGGAGCCGTGGGGCGGTACCTGCGCGACCCTccggccctgcccggagcccccgAGAAGGCCGCACGCTGA
- the LOC134432538 gene encoding LOW QUALITY PROTEIN: cyclin-dependent kinase 4 inhibitor B-like (The sequence of the model RefSeq protein was modified relative to this genomic sequence to represent the inferred CDS: inserted 1 base in 1 codon), which translates to MGSIPMGSQPAPGSAGRPSGGCGALRGAAGRDVAADERASAAARGDPQRLRERLDGAVDPSAANSCGRTPMQVMMLGSPRVAELLLRHGADPNRPDPRTGCLPVHDAARDGFVGTLAALHRAGXRLDLPDGGGRLPLDVAAGGPHGAVGRYLRDPPACA; encoded by the exons ATGGGCTCGATTCCCATGGGATCGCAGCCAGCCCCGGGCAGCGCGGGGCGGCCGAGTGGCGGCTGCGGCGCCCTGCGGGGTGCGGCGGGCCGGGACGTGGCGGCGGATGAGCGGGCCAGCGCCGCCGCTCGCGGGGACCCGCAGCGCCTCCGGGAGCGGCTGGACGGAGCGGTCGACCCCAGCGCCGCCAACTCCTGCGGCAGGACCCCCATGCAG GTGATGATGCTGGGCAGCCCGCGGGTGGCCGAGCTGCTGCTGCGGCACGGAGCCGACCCCAACCGCCCCGACCCGCGCACCGGCTGCCTCCCGGTGCACGACGCGGCCCGCGACGGCTTTGTGGGCACGCTGGCGGCGCTGCACCGGGCCG GCCGCCTCGACCTCCCCGACGGCGGCGGCCGCCTGCCCCTCGACGTGGCGGCGGGGGGCCCGCACGGAGCCGTGGGGCGGTACCTGCGCGACCCTCCGGCCTGTGCCTAA